A window of Panicum virgatum strain AP13 chromosome 8K, P.virgatum_v5, whole genome shotgun sequence contains these coding sequences:
- the LOC120644088 gene encoding 4-coumarate--CoA ligase-like 7: MPLSAAEVDPRSGYCAATRTFHSIRPPLPLPPADLPLSFPAFMFSLLPAALPSRPALVDAATGEAVPFPAFLSRVRALAAALRARLGVSRGDVAFVLAPPGVHVPVLYYALMAVGAVVSPANPALTAGEISGLIALSGPSVAFAVKATAGKLPPDLNTVLLDSARFLSFFHEARDEDGAAAGTDVVTHQSDPAAILYSSGTTGRAKAVVLTHRNLMASDATRAAATAEVLMLAVPLFHVYGFTFCLRVAPSASTLVLHTARRFDGREVLAAVGRFGATRLALAPPAVLAIVRAAEEDEALIARAAKLQAVNCGGAPLATELFRRFLHKFPGVCLLQGYGLTETTSGFCRAVGEAESAQIGSVGRLSWGAQAKIVHPETGVALPPGVPGELWVRGPFVMKGYAGDEDSTSKIMDSEGWLRTGDLCYIDKYGIVFVVDRLKELIKYKGYQVPPAELESLLQTHPDIDEAAVVSYPDDQAGELPVAFIVSSSGSILHEAQIKEFVAKRVVHYKQIHHIFFVNSIPKNAAGKILRKDLAKLTLQHIQSKL, translated from the exons ATGCCGCTGTCTGCGGCCGAAGTTGACCCCCGCAGCGGTTACTGCGCCGCCACTAGGACCTTCCACAGCATCCGCCCGCCgcttccgctgccgccggccgaccTCCCGCTCTCCTTTCCGGCCTTCATGTTCTCCCTGCTACCCGCCGCGCTCCCCTCCCGCCCGGCCCTCGTCGACGCCGCAACTGGCGAGGCCGTCCCCTTCCCCGCCTTCCTCTCCCGGgtccgcgcgctcgccgccgcgctccgtgcCCGCCTGGGCGTCTCTCGCGGCGACGTCGCCTTTGTCCTCGCGCCGCCCGGCGTCCACGTCCCCGTGCTCTACTACGCGCTCATGGCCGTCGGCGCCGTCGTGTCCCCAGCCAATCCggccctcaccgccggcgagatCTCCGGCCTCATCGCGCTCTCCGGCCCCTCCGTCGCCTTCGCCGTCAAGGCCACCGCAGGCAAGCTCCCTCCCGACCTCAACACCGTGCTCCTCGACTCGGcaagatttctttccttcttccACGAAGCCCGTGACGAggacggcgcggccgccgggacAGATGTGGTGACCCACCAATCGGACCCGGCGGCGATACTGTATTCGTCCGGCACCACCGGGCGCGCCAAGGCGGTCGTGCTGACGCACCGCAACCTCATGGCCTCTGATGCcacacgggcggcggcgactgcaGAGGTGCTGATGCTCGCCGTGCCTCTCTTCCACGTATACGGTTTCACGTTCTGCCTCAGGGTGGCGCCTTCGGCGAGTACACTAGTGCTGCACACGGCGAGGAGATTCGACGGCAGGGAGGTGCTGGCTGCGGTAGGGAGATTTGGGGCGACGCGGCTCGCGCTGGCGCCACCGGCGGTGCTGGCGATTGTGCGggccgcggaggaggacgaggcttTGATTGCTCGCGCGGCCAAGCTGCAGGCAGTGaactgcggcggcgcccccctcGCGACTGAGCTCTTTCGGCGCTTCTTGCACAAATTTCCTGGCGTGTGCCTTTTGCAG GGGTATGGTCTTACAGAGACTACATCTGGTTTTTGCCGTGCTGTTGGAGAGGCAGAAAGTGCACAAATTGGGTCAGTGGGTCGTCTTTCATGGGGTGCTCAAGCAAAGATTGTTCATCCTGAAACAGGGGTTGCCCTGCCTCCTGGTGTGCCAGGGGAGCTTTGGGTCCGAGGACCTTTTGTGATGAAAG GTTATGCTGGTGATGAGGATTCAACATCTAAGATCATGGATAGTGAGGGTTGGTTGAGGACAGGAGATCTTTGTTATATTGACAAATATGGAATCGTTTTTGTTGTTGATCGGCTTAAAGAGTTAATTAAGTACAAAGGCTACCAG GTTCCTCCCGCAGAACTTGAAAGTTTGCTTCAGACACACCCAGATATTGATGAAGCTGCAGTTGTGTC ATACCCTGATGATCAGGCTGGGGAGTTGCCGGTAGCATTCATAGTTAGCAGCTCAGGAAGCATTTTGCATGAAGCACAAATCAAAGAATTTGTTGCTAAACGG GTTGTGCACTATAAGCAAATACACCATATCTTCTTTGTGAATTCAATACCAAAAAATGCAGCGGGTAAGATTTTAAGGAAGGACTTGGCAAAGTTAACATTGCAGCATATTCAGTCGAAGTTATAG